The DNA window TGTGTTTGCCACTGCattgaaaaaaaacccctacccCTTCTCCTAGGGTGGCCATGAGCTAAAAGATGGGATCTAAAGGGAGAAAAAGGAGACACCCAACCTTTGGCCAGGTCTGGGTCTTTGCTTTCTGTGAGCTTCTAATGTAAGTGACTGGGGGtgggatccatgaagggactCAGGTGTTACACTGCTGAGCATCACCTGCTCCTaagttttaggtgcctagaacATCACAAGAAGAACTCTGCGACCCCCACAGCCTGACTTAGATGCCTAGTCTCCCCCCACGATGAACGGAGACAGGCAGGTGCCTTACAATGCCACCCACAAGAGCCAGCACGCTAGGTGGGGAGCcatctaaactagccaatgggagatgctaacAACAGGGGCGTATCCTaaaccctgctcctctccccaagATAAGTGCCTGAGGCTGTGTCCACACGACAGCTGAAGTCGGCagaatttatgttgctcaggggtgtgactaGACCAACCCCCTGACTGACGTACGTTACAGGGACATAAGGGCCGTTGGACAGGGGCGGCTGGAGCAGGCAGCAAGGCAGCGAGCAGAGGGGGTTGCAGCTACCTGGGTGTACCCCCTGGGGGCCAAGGGATCAGTATCTCCAGGGACGGTGGAGGGAACCATGGGTCAGCAACAAGGAGGGCCACGGCGGTCAGCAGGGCCGAAGCAGGAAAGGGGACCACCCTCACGGGAGATTTCGCCTTCTGGGCGGGGAcctgctcttcttcctcccccagccctgccccgcggCCAAGGGAGTGGGCTCGGGAATGGAGGCTGCGGAGGCCACGGCAGCAGCAGCGGAATCCGTGGCCGCCGCCATCGTCTGGCTTTGGTGGTGGCGATGGCAGTTGAGCCGGTGGCGGCGGTTGAGGCAGCCAGcgccagggaggggggaagggagactgagagggaacagcaggggccTCCAGGGACGTCCCACCCCCTGAATCGCCCACCCCAGGAAGGGAGGCTCGGGACAGCCACTAGGGCAGGGAACAAAGGGaatggagggaaagggggggaaatggtgACCACACCCCCCTCGCTCGGCTgaaagcagggtggggggggcaccCACAGAAAGGGACACAGGAAACAAGGAACACAACGCCCAGCTCAGGAGGAAGAAACCAGCTCCCCTGGCTGCACTAAGTGGGGGACGGGAGCCTCCGTGAGGGGAAtaactgagggagggaggggaattctAAGCGCCTACAAAAGGAACGGGGGCACGCAGGCAAAAAGGGTAAACGGGGAGAGGGGGGGCAAACAGGAAGGGAGCGGAATGAAGGGGGAGACGGGGACAAGTATGCCACAGGCCGGGAACAGAAAACAGGGTGGGCTCAAGGGCAACCAAACTGAAAAAGGGGGAATGGGGCTGGCAACAACGCCTGCACCGTGGGACAAGGGCAAGGCAAGCAAACTAACCAAGGACCAAGAAAGAGACCCCACAAAAAACAGAGCAGGGCAAAATGGAGCCAACAGGGTGGCTAGAAGGGGAGTGGGCGGGGCAGGCAGCAAAGGGAAAGGGGACAAACAGCTGCAAGGGCAGGACAGGGGGcaaggcagaggggaaaggagcCCACTGGCCTAATACAGCTCAGGGAATGAGGGCAAAGccaaaggagaaaaggaaaaatgcacTCCCCTGCTGCTCCAACCCCCCGGGAGAGTAAGCAGGGGAGGCAGGCAGCTGGGGCAAGTGTGGAAAAGCCCCTAGCAGTAAATGGGGCAGGAAAGGGAGCGGCAGCAGAGGTGGTATCAgaaagggggggagggtgaaCCAGGGGCAGCTGCCTCAACTGCCAATCACAGAGGCAGGCCCCCACAGCTGCAACCAATAAGGGAAGGAAGGCCCGCTATAAAAGGCGAGAGCTTAGACAGTGTTACCTGGGTAGAAAGGCTTTGAACTGCAAAGGGGTAACACTGCTGTACTAGAGAGTCTCTAGAAACACAGTGCAAAGGTACTGATAGTCTGCTGGGCCTAATTAGATACTGGGGCTATCACCTGCCTTCATCAGGGGTAACTAAAGAAAGCAGAGATCCCCTGAAGGACCACATCAAGGACTGGTGACATCACCATTAGCACCTGACTGCACAGACTGGCCTAGTGTCTGGGGGGAGGGTCAGTGAGATGATTATCTGAGAAACtctgtgtctgtgcgtgtctatCTGTCTCCTTATTCTTTTCTCCCAGGTTCTGACTGCAGAGGAAAAAGTTTGCCCAGTAGCAAAGGCACTAAGTTACCCTGAGCAGACCCAGGTTCGTTTCCCTGCTCTGTGTGAACTCAGGCAAGTCATTTATTCTGTCTGGGGCTGAATGTCCCCTcttttaaaatgggggaaatagcCATTCCCTATCTCAcagcagcagaggctgggggcagggggcacatgGGGTCATGTgtcccccagatttgctgcttggctggTATTGAGTCTGCTcacacagactgagcatgctTAGTAACATCAGCTGAAGGCACTCCCCTCACCCTGcctccctttctcctcttctccccccccccccccccccaaaaacaatGAGCAGGTATTGGCTGTCTCTGCACAGTAGTATGGTGAGGCTAAGCACATTGgcatttgtgaggtgctcagacagggCAGTGATGGGGGCCAGGTAAGGACCTGCAAGCGCTAGAAGTGCAGCTGTTTCCTGTCGCATCAGATCACAAAAACATCACATTATGGTTGTTACAAACTTTCCTTGTTTCACACTGACTCTTTCACGAGCTGGTGTTTCTCTTtatgccccagctcctggaatcctgtgattacATGACAATCTCAGCTCTCACTTTAACAAAGGTCAGTTTCTTGCTCTCATGGCTGAGTAGAAAAAGTTGAGAACGTGACCAGAATGAATCATGAACgctcagaaacaaacaaacactccAGAATGtaattttttagaagaaaaaCCCTCTTGTTTTCTTCAGCCAACCTCAAGATTTTTGATTACGTGCTGCTGGCAATACTGCATTGGCAGTGATCACTTCGTGTTTTCAGGCCTGGCTTCTCCAGCAAAGGCTCTAATGACCTAAACATAAAAATGAACATTCTAATTTCTCTCTTTACTTCACCCTTACTCCAGGGGGCCTGTGCTCATTTGTGGCTTGGCCCACAGCCTGGCCCTATGCGCATTCCCACACCTTGCcctctctgtttccctttccATTGACTGTGCTGTTTTAGATAAATGATGGCATTACATTTAAGGCCTGAATTCTCCCAGTACTGCCAactgcaaacttttaaaaatcattagaaCTCCTGCAATGATTGccttaaaaaccatgagacttcaaaataatagttaataataaatgttgggttctttctATTTGCTGTCTGGCTTCTCAGACTTTTAGGTTGCATTCAGAaaacattgtttttctctgcaatcaagaaagctagaaacttcctttgtttaggaAACAAAGGCCAAGAGTCTCACCTCATcacatgcttccaggagctggtgctttaaCCAACACACCAAATAGCcggcaaaaccatgctctgaagtgtccctagcctctgttgggAATGAgtgacggggatggatcactggatgattacctgttctgttcattccctctgaagcacctggcattggccgctgtcagaagacaggatactgggctagatggactattggactgacccagtctggccgttcttatgttcataagACTCGTTATAATATCATGAATGCTGGCAACACTTTTGACACTGCGTCTCCTTTACACTGAGGGTGAGTTGCCTTAGCATatgtcagaatcaggcctttgaaACGTTGATTCCAGCTTAACCAAGTTTTTGGCCTGTGAATTGAATATCcctagacttggaaggattagatgtTATCAGTAGatgtcagtaaatgttgatttcactgtacgcACAAACCATGGAGAAACATTTCCATTGATAAGTGAAATTTTCAAATAGCCACagtaaggaaaatgctgcttgagaacttagtagagtttgatttaaggagatTTACTTCAtatgttttgacatgtgatgttgacaatttgtgttttaacagttacactttttaattttttcaagcTGTGTCTACTGTCAAACTAATTATTgtctgacaaaaatattttctgaacatCCCCCCCCGCAATTTCCCACAGCCATGAACAATAATATTgataaaaacaaactttgaaagtttaaatagataaataccaaaaaaacccttacaaataaatattaatctTATTTGTCAAAATTACATATTAAGTCaaatgaattctgccaagcctaagtaTCACTCCTTAGACATGCAATTCTGTAAGCTCATCAGGACAGAGGGATGCTGATCTCCATGCGAATCCCCAGTGACCCTCCTGTCACAGGGTCAGTGCAGGTTTTCTCCCTCTTGAGCCTGTGCTTAGGCTAGTATAATAGAGTCCTTCACGCCTTCTTTTGTTGGTTCACCcaagtgtctttatttacagGGTTCATGCAGTTCCCAGATCCCCCAACAGCTAGTGTCCCACAGACCCTCCCCAGGGTCTCCTAGCCTTTGAGGCTTCCTTCCTTGGTAAGGAGACAGCGATGCTGCCCTCCTGTCTTCTGTGGGGCTAGTCTCCTCACTGAGGTTTgcccagggcttttatagccctctggtgcctcagcccagctgtcaCCACGTAGCTCAGCATGCTCCTCAGAGCCAGCCCTTCTTAGGGCTTGCTGCTGGGCTCTCTGCTGAATACCTGCGTCTCTAGCCctggcctcctggccagagagtaGGCTGCAGCCAGCATTCTGGTAGGgccttaaaggggtttacccctgccctgccacaccgcccccaaaacacacacacacaccagcagagGGGGCTGATTGCAGGATCGGAGCCTTATTGGGACATTTCTCACCAAAGCTTCCAATGCTGAAATGTTACCTGTGATCTGGCTCCAGCTCAGCAAACAGCCTAAAGCACTTCCAGGAAGGGAAACAcccagttgctgctgctgcaggcgggGCATATCTCTGAGCTCAGGAAATAGAAACTTACCCTGTTCCACTGCCTGGAGGGAGCTATGGCCACCGACAACCCCgtggaaagtctccaggaggaaGCTGCATGCCCCATCTGTCTAGAGTATTTTAAGGACCCAGTGATTATAGactgtgggcacaatttctgccgagcctgcatcgcccagtgctgggagggatcgAATACAGACacctcctgccctcagtgcagagaaactgtgcaacagggaaacctcaggcccaacaggcagctggcaaatgtCCTAGAAATCGCCAAGCGGCTGAGTTTACAGGCAgcgaagggggcaggaggagagagggtgtgtggggaacaccaggagACTCTGAAACTGTTTTGTGAAGAGGATCAAACTTCTGTCTGTGTGGTTTGCCATCTGTCCCGGACTCACAGAGCTCACACGGTGGTTCCCATAGAagaggctgcccaggagtacaaggtagggaaTTGCTGTCAAGTTTAATGAGTAATAACTTTGGATTTTAATTACAGGCTGATTTCACTGAAAACTGCCTGTCACAGGCGTGAAGCATCACTCAGCTCTGTAAAGCCGTCACTGTACAGGAGATGCTATAAAAAAATGAATGATCTGGCAGTGTGGCCACAGAATCAGAATATCAAGTCTTAAAAGATATCGGCTGTGGGAAACTTTTCTCTGAGATTCTGAATGCTTTTCAAACCCAGCTTCCGCTGCTGAAAGAAGGGGACTATGAACAGATCATGGTGTCTCCTTTTGGTGATTCACATGGGCGGAGCttattttgtgggtggagcttCAAAGAATCAAGCCATACTTggccctcttctcccctgccctcccttctGATCTCTGCTCATTTATGAAGCTGTTTTGCTGGATGCAAAGGCTGCTTTTCCACCCCATGTCTCTCACCGCCCCCTGCTGGCTCCCTCCCTCACTGCTACCCTGCAGCAGCACTGTAGGGGTGTCAGCCGAGCAGCCCCAGGatctctgagcagcagcagcagccctgggcccttgggcagagaggaggagaaaactCAAGGGATCAGAGAAAAGCGAGAGAGTGAAACGGGGAGATCTctggcaggggctcaggagggagctctggggggctgctggggtgtggcacagagcggggctgacAGGGCAGGAGCACGTTGCTCTGCTGTGTGAATGAATCACCTGCTGTCAAAGGGGAAGAGAGCCCTGGGTTATTGCAGCTCTggagcataggcgccaactttctccagcgctggtgggtgctcgcgccccctggcccctccccaactccaccccatccctgccgctattggaccccttccccaaatcccagccccgcctcctcccctgagtgtgctgcgttcccccttcttcccccctccctcccagctgtgacaaacagctgtttcgcgctgCTGGGAGCCCGGGGTGGGAAAAGCAGGCACGCTTGCgaaggaggcagaggtggagtcggaggtgagctgggcggggggtgaagagctgcctgcacccaccaatttttctccgTGTGTggtccagccccggagcacccccagagtcggcgcctatgctctGGAGCAGTTATAATTATGGGTGGCCCATTCCCCCAGACCGAGTGTGTTCCCTGTTCCTCACTGACTCCAGCCACATCACAGCTTCACCTTGTACAGTTAACGGGATTGCACTGGCTCaggtgctcagctgctgcctgaggGAGGCCACATGGGAGCCTGGACAGACGAGAGCACAGTGGGGTCTTGTTCCTGGCCTGGGTCTGGGGTACAGTGGAGCGAGGTGCTGTCCCAGCCTCTTCACTCGCACTGGCAGGAGGGATCGTTCAGAACCTTCCCAGCTGCTTCACCTCTGGCCTGTGCTCAGGGATGGGAAACTTTAGCTAAAACACAGGACTTGAGAAGTCCTGAGTGTCTGCACAAAGCAGAGCCCCCCAGTCTGAGACTGGCATCTCCGCTCCCATGAGACCTTTGGGGCTGGCAGAGCCAAGTCTCCTTCCAGGGTATTTTACTGTTTATGTATGAAATGCCAATATGGATAGTACTGTCCACCCATCGGACAGGCAGACTAATGGCTGTTTCTCGCAACGATGCCCCTGCAGGTGAAactccagggagccctgggccctctgAGGAAGGAGCTGCAAGAGGTCCTGGCTCTGATgtctaaagaaaagaagaaaaccacAGAGTGGCAGGTGGGTGTACGGGTTTATtcctccctgagccctttccCCTGCAGCGTTCCCAGGAATGCTGGGACCGAAAAGCTCCAGGATGACGTTATGAACCTGCTCTGGTTGTTTGCTCCGTTGCACAGACTTGGTGCTGGCCATGGGGGGTGCATGCCTCCAGCGTTTGGGGAGGCCGGCCATGAGTGCCGGAACCTCCCCGCCGCCCAGATCATCACCCTGCCCACTCCCATTTGGCCTCCTCTCCCCGAGGCCTCGCCCACGCTcccttcctgctctgccccatgccCCACACCCGCTCAGACCACTCCCCAGTGGCTCCCCGCTCACCGTTCCAGCTCTCTCCtgtctcccacccctcccccaaggccccctcacctgccacttgctcctttctgccccctcctgccttaagggcgtgtgacaggggaggggcagagaggagcaagtggcggGGCCCCCCACACAGCTGGCGGGCGGCAAGCGGCGGGTGCTGCGGGGTTCGGGGGAAGAGCGGGAGCGAGGGCTCTGGGCGGGGTGCAGGCAGGACTCCACAGGCGGCAGGTCTGCAGCATGTCTCCAAAGGGAGGGGCGCTgcatcctgtttggggaggctcagcctcccctggcctgtggTACCTGCCatccagggtgctggcagcatCAGGCTGTGTCTCCGGTGGGGATCTCAGCGCAGCAGCTCCTGTaggcggaggaggaggggcagttcCTGGCCCTTGTACAGTGGTGCAGACCCACCCCTGAGATCTCTGAGGGGGCAAATTCTCCATACTGGGTGCAGTGTTTTCACTATTCCATGGATCCTGTTTCCCTCCTGCAGGTGGGGAGGGTGTGTCGGCTGCTCCAGCCATCGGTTTTCAGTGGCCTCCATGACAAAGctctgcagcttctctgcagcctggagGAAACAGATtgttccttctctccctgcacccaCAGTCCCTGCAATGAATCTGCCCAGTGCCTGGGCCAGACACTGGagctgggagctgggaggaggaTTTGCCCCCATGGGTGAGGTTCAGATTCgctcagctggctgggctgggggcacgcTGGGAGCTGAGCTCCTCTGAGCATCGAACCCAGTGGTGGGTGTGGAGCTCTGTGGAAAATCTGCCCCCAGGGGCGTCTACATGGCCCCAGCAGCTAGCTGCAGGCTAGTCCCTGAGTGACACCCAGGGGTCTGGGTGGGTGTGAACAGcccgtgctgctgcagcttcataGCTACTAGTGCCCGAGCTCACTAGATCAAAGCTAGCCGGGGTTGTGTCTACACACGGTGCTGTCAGACCttcattgcagtgtggacaccccctgagtgagcagagccaggggcaggTCAGCGTAAAGCCAGGCAGCACTCGGCCACCTCACAGCCTCTTGCCATCACGTCGCCACTTCATCCCAGGCTCTGTTACTGTGACTTTTCCTGTGCTCGTCTGCAGCCAGGTGATGAACCATGGGACAAAATGTCTGTTCCGGTTCACCTGCCTTTTCCAGTGAAATCCCTGCAGAGAGCGTGGGGGGTGTGAGGAAGAcgccagcagcagggaggagaggagaagcaggtgTCCCACTATTCAGATTAAAATGGCCATTTACAAGAGCTGAAAtgctcagagctgggtgcctctGGTTCTGCACCTGAAGCCGTATTTAGAGCCCGGCGGAAGTGGGCTGGTTTCCAGAGGACAGAACCgcagcagctcccactccccGCACCGGAAACAGTTGGTGCTCAGTTCCTCAGACAATAGAGATTTAGGTGCATAACAATTAACAGCCAGGTTTGAATGTGTCCGGCAAAGTTCCCAGCTGGCACCATGGAGACAGCTGCACCTTGGGACAGTCACTGGGGTGTTTCTGAAACTCTTGATTATCGCCCAGTGAGAGCGAGTTACGTCCCACAGCACCAGAGGTCACAGCCCAATGATCAGTGTCACTCGGTGCAGAGTAACTGCAGCCCCAGCGACTGTGAGATGAGGCCCAGCAGGGGCGGCCAGTCACCCACTGAGAGGGGCCGTCATGGGCCTGAGCCAGGTGGGGAGTATCCCCACGGGCGGGAGCAGGGCCCGGGAGGTGACAGGCCCCCATGAAGGATGCGTTGTCCGTGTCTGATGGGGGGAGACGTTAGGGGATATGGTAACGCTGCGCCACTCGAATTAGCTGTAACTCAACAGCTcccagggggcgggaggggaaggaggctgcaggCCCACGGCCCTTTGCAGGGTCCAGGCCACATGCACAAAGCCTCGGGCAGGTGCCAGGAGGGTCTCCTGAGGGAGCTGGGGCTTATCAGGGCTGTACCCGAGTTGTCTGAGTGCCCTGTGGCTGCAGCACTCCcaagggcggggtgggggttggtCTGGGGGATGGGTCGGTGTCCAAAGCCCATTGGCAGAGGGACCCTGGGGTACTGGAGGGCTGCCCTGGGGGCTCGGGTCAGCCGGGGCAGAGGTATGAGGTGGACGTTACAGCGCTCAAGCAGCTGCCTCTTCAGACACAGAACTGAgcacggcccctcccccaccacacagggAGCCGGACAGACAGACGGGTTAGAGCCCTGcatagggaaggggaggggggtcagcacagggcacaggctggtggggggaagggctgggggcgcaCATACTGGGGTTTCAGGGAggagggctctgggggcaggggacaaGGGCTGGGGAAGCTGCTGAAGCCCCTGGCCCTTTTGGCATctcagggagaggaagagggacttTTCCCAACATCACTGTGGCCCGAGTCACACTGGGGGGCAGGCTCACCCCAGGGTAACCCAGCAGCTCTGGGCTGAGCTGCAGGGGAGCTAGAGAGGCCAGTGCAGAGCAGCcagtccctccccctgccaggatCAGCACCGGCTCAGCATCGTTCCCACAGCTCCCTTCAGAGACCAGGTGGGGACACAGCTGGCATCAGCAACCTGCTACTCTGTGAGTCTGGAGGGCTCCCTAAAGACTGCGATCCCAGGGGCACTGGGCCCATGGGCATGGGGCACTCGGCCAGGCTCGGTGAGGACAAAGCCAGCCCTGACAATGCCCTGGGCGCCCAACACCCATGTGAGCCCCAGCATGGCACCCAAAGGACTATTAGCACCAGCCCTAGGTCCTGAACATTGCAGCCCTGGGAGCTGGTTGTCAAAGAAGGAGCATTGCCCACATCCCGCTGTGATGGGTCCCTGGGGTGTCTGAGTGCCCAGCACTTGGCAACCAAATCCTCCCACGGACGCCCTGTATAGCCCCCTGTAAATCTTTACTGTCCCCTCAGTTTCTCCCCACTCCACTTTGTCCATCCCATGCCACCTGCAATAACATACTGAATCTTTACAAAGCACCCGAGACAACCCCACTACGGAACTGGCCATGTGAAGTAAATTCCCTTCCAAACTGATAGTGATCTAATATCCCCTGTTTCATGAACAGAGGCCCAGTCTGTGTAACTCAACATCTGGCTCACATTTTCTCTATGCCTTTCCTATTTTTCTATCTCAAGGGGAAAGTGAAGAATAAGAGAGAGATGGTTTCAGGTGAATTTAACAAACTGCACACACTGctgaaagaggaggagcagctgcttctgcagagcctggaggaggaggagagggagactcTGCAGAGACTACAGGAAAATGTCACCAAACTCTCCCGGCAAagctcctctctgcagcagctgatcACAGAGCTAGAGGAGAAATGTCAGCAACCGGTTGCGGAGCTGCTGAAGGTGAGATGGCATCAAAATTCTCCACCCATCCAGAATTATAACTCAGCTCTATGGGTCTGGATTCCAACAATTAGAGTCAATGTGTTACTGACAAACAGAACATGAGGCTAAGGGCTCCATCAGTTCCCAAATATCACAGTTCATGATACAGGGGAATTCTCCTCATGGAGATCCAGTGAGGCCGTGGGAGACTAAATGGATAATACAAAATGATACTGAGCTGAAcccatccctgctctgacccCAGAACATTGGACCCAACACAGTCGATAAACACAGATACTGATGGGTTGTGTCCCTAGAAGGGAGAACCCTTTAGCTAAATTCCTGTCTCCCCTATATATATGAAACAAGTGTTCAAAACAGTGAAGCCTGGGAGGGTTGATCTATTTTCAAGATGAAAGTTTGATGCCCAGAGTGAGACTCATACAGTTTTACGCACATTGTGTTAATACAGGACATTaattctctttttcctttcaggatgtgaaaagcacattgagcaggtgtgtttcctatGTTCATTGCTCTTATATTCTTGGTGGTGGTTCTGGGATGACGAGTGTACAGAGCAGCTGAGTGATGATGGGACGTTTTCTTCATAGGAGTGAGAATATGAAACTCCAGGAACCAGAAGCTGTTTCTACTGACCTGAAGAACGTGTATAAAATTTCCCTTGACATGAGGGAAGCGCTGGAGAGATTCAGAGGTGAGTGGTGTCTCCTGGGACATTCAGCTGTATTGTGCCTGGGGATCTGGACATAGCCTGGGACCCCAGGACATGCTTGCACCCCGCTGACAGGCTTGGAGCTATGTGATAGCTGGAGGCTGATGTGCTCATTGCTGGGCAGTTTACCTGCTACTTACAGCCACCTGCTGGTACTTGCCCAGGTGTCTGACCAGGCCCCATCACTGTGACATCCTGACCCCTCCGTGGCTGCGTTAATGGGTGTCCCTGAGCCAGGTGCTGTGAGGCCTGGACTGAGCCCAtagtgctgggagctgcacagactgGTAACGGATGATGTGTCTGTGCCTCTCTCCTGGGACAGGTGAGGGCTGCGTTGTGTGGCCACCGCTCAGCACTGCTCCAGGCCCCATTAGCTAAGGCTGGCCGAGCTTtctgagctggaggaggggctggtCTGGCTGCTGTGGTCTGACCTGGGCCGTGTGTTACTGGGTAACCAGCTGAATCCTACAGCCCCCTTGTCTGCTCTGAGCACAGCCCAGTGTGAGGTTGGGTCAGTGGTTTGCTGCTCAGTGAGTGAGATTCACACACAAGAGTGTGATCCTGTCACAGTGTCTGAGCATGAGCTgcccccatccaaacccctccccacaaccccagcgCGGAGACTGGGGGCAAAGACAGAAACCTGACAGCGAGGAAGGACAGAGAAGAAGCtaaggcagaggagagggggagtgggaaggttCAGTGAGCTCGGTCTGTGATACTTGAACTGGCTCTTTCACCCTACCCCCGccctctcctcttcccacccaccccccagtaGGGGGCAGTCGAAGGGGCCAAGCTGGGTGTGTCTGTCCCGGCCGATGGAGGCTGCACAGTGGGTGCCGGCTGCAGGGCCGGGATCTCAGGGCTCCGGGGAGCAGGaaccccaggctgtgggggaagcagcttcctctctggggctggctggagccagcacatccctgctcccctcccccctcgctgcccccagcccagcccagtctgTGCCCACCGGACCCTGAacacggctgggctctgggccattCCACAGCCCTGGCCCCTGAGCCTGTGGGGATCCTGAGCCAGTCACCTCCGTGCCTCCTTCTAGGGGATCCTCAGCCCCTGGGGAGCCTCCTGTCACCCCCCCGGAAACCCCGtcctgggcagggccccaggccctgAGTCACTCGCTGGCCGCTCCCGGCTGGCCAGGCCCAGGGTCTCCAGCAGGGCCCTTGGTGCCGGCCCCGCGCTGgctgccagagctcccagcccctggcccagcccggcctgttGTCCCAGCGCTGACCCCTcccctgcgggtggggggggacccTGCTGCTCTCGATGGCTGAGCCCCCCCCTCTGCCGCGGCCTCTGGTGCTGCGCTCGCAGGCTCAGCCCGTGCCAGGGCCAATGCggcgctgctggggctgctcctcccccagcacctgggttCTCTGTGTCGGGGCGAGTGGCCGGGCGAGTGGGCAGGGACCTGCTCAGAGACACGcgccctgtgctgcccccagagggcagagaccagccagggccgggcagcaAAGCGCCACCCTGctgggattaaccctttcctgccacCCCCGCAGCAGCCCCGGCCGGTCACTGCCGCTCGACTGCCCACGCTCTGACCCCAGGGACCCGGGTCCGGCAGCTCGGGGTTGTCGCTGGGTGAATGCGTGGGGCAGAGTAACCAGGCCTCCCTGCGCCCCAGTGTCCCCGTGTGCAATGGGGAAGGCCCCGCACTGTAATGCAGCCCTTAGGGGCTGGGCAGTGAGTGTTGTTATTGGTATAGTGCCCACGAGTGagccaggcactgcagagacagaacaaggggctgccagccccacagggctcctggtctgagtgcagacaaggcccagcaagggcagcagcaaatactgggggagggggaacggggtTCCCATTG is part of the Eretmochelys imbricata isolate rEreImb1 chromosome 14, rEreImb1.hap1, whole genome shotgun sequence genome and encodes:
- the LOC144274962 gene encoding E3 ubiquitin-protein ligase TRIM39-like; amino-acid sequence: MATDNPVESLQEEAACPICLEYFKDPVIIDCGHNFCRACIAQCWEGSNTDTSCPQCRETVQQGNLRPNRQLANVLEIAKRLSLQAAKGAGGERVCGEHQETLKLFCEEDQTSVCVVCHLSRTHRAHTVVPIEEAAQEYKVKLQGALGPLRKELQEVLALMSKEKKKTTEWQGKVKNKREMVSGEFNKLHTLLKEEEQLLLQSLEEEERETLQRLQENVTKLSRQSSSLQQLITELEEKCQQPVAELLKDVKSTLSRSENMKLQEPEAVSTDLKNVYKISLDMREALERFRVDVTLDPDTAHPNLVLSEDRKRVRHGDRRQDLPDKPERFDTFPEVLGAEGFAGGRRYWEVGVGDKTRWTLGVCRESVSRKGESFFSPGNGFWVVWLRDGEFAALTSPPTSLPVSVRPGRVGIFLDYGAGEVSFYNVTDGSHLFTFTDTFSGTLRPYFSPGLNAGGTNAAPLIICPVLAPAGGNLGP